From candidate division TA06 bacterium:
CTGCTGAGGTGCCAGGACGAGAGGGCAAGAAAAGTGAACACGCCCGCAAAAAAGCCATAGGCATTTGCCGCCTTTCTATTCTGAGAGTGACCAATCGAACCAAGAAAGAAGTATAGGCTAAAGAATAGGAAAGGAAGTGCAAACTCCTCCCTCAGGTAGTGGCCGACCACCCTTTCGAAACTCGGGATTGATACAGCATAGAAAGCCGCTGCTATGAGGCCTGACATCCGATTTTTCCAAACGGAGCTACCCACGAAAAAAACAGCTACAACAGGGAAACTTGAAAAAATACACACAAACCATTTCAGGTACAGGTCAAATGAAACTCTTGGGTTGAACGCCGAAAATATCCTGTATGTGAGACCTATGGTCTTGTCCTGAAAAAGAAAGAGTAACGATCTTACTTTTAGTCCTTCGGGTGCCTGGAGTTTCTTGTCGACTTCCGGTATCTGTTCACCTCTTGAAACCATATTTGCGTACCGGTATCTCATTGCCGAGTCGCTCACGTAAAGGGGCTTTTCTGGGTATGCGCGCGCCTTAAAGGCTACATTGGCGGAAAGAAATCCTGCCAGAACGAGAAACAGGGCGATCCACTTGAGCAGAATTCTACTCATGACCGTGCGACGAGGACCAATCCCCCGCAAACAACGATAGTTCCAATCAGTCTGGGTATGCTGAATGGTTCTCTAAAGAGCCATACCGAGAGGAAGAATATCAAGATGTAGCCAATGCTCAACATCGGATAAGCGAAACTCAGTTCTGCCTTGGAAAGGCCGATGATCCACGAAAAAGCACTGACTGCGTAAAGAAAAACGCCGAGAAGAATGATGGGTTTGGAGAAAATCTGCACGCCAATCTGGAATATTTTGGTCGGGTGGAACATGATCTCACCAATCTTCAACATTCCAGCTTTGAATGCGACCTGCCCAAGGACGTTAAGGAATACACTGGTCAACAAGAAACTGATTCCTTTCATGGCGCCTCCTCACTTTGTGAACCTACGGCGAAGCCTCTCCTTTCCCTGAATGAGATCCGTTTTCATCCCCTCTCGCTGCACTGGCAGGGAATCTGACCACATTTGGGACATCCATCTTTGTACTTCTTAATAGCCTCCTGCATGTCGATTCCGGCAATTGTGGCCAGGCTGACCAGCCATGCTGCAACATCTGCGAATTCCTCTCTTGCCTTTGAAATATCATTCAGGAGCAAAGCCCTGGAAAGCTCTCCCACCTCTTCTGTGAACCACATGAAAGTTCCCGCAAGCCCTCTTGCACTATCCTTTTTGAAATAGATACGCTTTATCAACTCCTGAAAACCTGCCACTGTCATCAAAGCCTCCCCCTTGGTAAACGGTCACTGCCCAAATAGACATGACGCGCCGGAAACGAAGCTGTTGTCGCGCCTACATCTGCCAGTGCAAAACTCTGGCCTCTCGTGCTTTCTCAATTCTTCACCCCACACTCTTCAGCATCTCTCTTGCAGCGTTCAGGGTTGCGTCTGTAATCTTCTTTCCACCAAGCATCCTTGCGACTTCCATCACCCTGTCCCGAGATTCCAGAATGCTTATCGATGTAAAGGTTTGCCTCCCCTTCACCTCTTTTGTCACCGCATAATGATTGTCCCCCTGAATA
This genomic window contains:
- a CDS encoding nucleotide pyrophosphohydrolase; its protein translation is MTVAGFQELIKRIYFKKDSARGLAGTFMWFTEEVGELSRALLLNDISKAREEFADVAAWLVSLATIAGIDMQEAIKKYKDGCPKCGQIPCQCSERG